One Nostoc sp. UHCC 0302 DNA window includes the following coding sequences:
- a CDS encoding CAP domain-containing protein: MFRQTAFGIALSTLVLASGLATTPVPGHTSTNESTDTQPSSIVSNQVAISTTTFKTTALEKSVFEQINRYRVAKGLRKLTLNTNITRQARIHSQNMAKGKVPFSHQGFEKRVKSIPLIYNSAAENVAFNQGYSDPAAEAFIGWLNSPGHLKNIKGNYNLTGIGVAANNKGEVYLTQIFVHTR; the protein is encoded by the coding sequence ATGTTCCGACAAACTGCTTTTGGCATCGCTTTAAGTACGCTTGTCCTTGCTAGTGGGTTAGCTACCACTCCTGTACCAGGTCATACTTCTACGAACGAATCTACTGATACTCAGCCATCGTCGATAGTTTCAAATCAAGTTGCAATATCAACTACTACTTTTAAAACTACTGCTCTAGAAAAATCAGTTTTTGAGCAAATTAATCGATATCGTGTTGCTAAAGGGCTGCGAAAATTAACTTTAAATACAAATATCACTCGACAGGCAAGGATTCATAGTCAAAACATGGCTAAGGGGAAAGTTCCATTTAGCCATCAGGGATTTGAAAAACGAGTCAAGTCTATCCCTCTTATTTACAACAGTGCGGCGGAAAATGTAGCTTTTAACCAGGGATACAGCGACCCGGCTGCTGAAGCTTTTATTGGTTGGCTCAACAGTCCTGGACATTTGAAGAATATTAAAGGGAATTACAACCTTACTGGGATTGGTGTTGCAGCTAATAACAAAGGTGAGGTCTACCTGACGCAAATTTTTGTTCACACCAGATAG
- a CDS encoding class I SAM-dependent methyltransferase: MDQQFQHSMLPQPTHDELARQNFVQSLKMHIFRNVAPGIKVVYEKLAQPKFEQQHQRLPQNRHEIREVMQDQPHYRWFSALKRINQEILWESVNTSVNRQLPELIERAKDKSGQLGTLTLDPNFKIPSYQTAVDIHCMPGGYHSEFTADDVAAGATYDRGAYVYGLGWLGPLNDDMGQSIVQNYLLQEFPDFRPQRILDMGCSIGNSTLPYVDGYPDAEVHAIDIGPAMLRYAHARAESLGKRVHFSQQNAEHTNFPDGSFDLVVSHILLHEIPPPVVRKVMQESYRLLAPGGMMLHVEAPLYHHMDTYSQFMYDWETANNNEPFWSAVRDLDLVALAAEAGFAADKVFEKFVPNGAWKPKVANGKSDSRGTWFVLAATK, from the coding sequence ATGGATCAACAATTCCAACATTCCATGTTGCCACAACCCACTCACGATGAGTTAGCACGGCAAAACTTTGTACAAAGTCTGAAAATGCACATTTTTAGGAATGTTGCTCCAGGTATTAAAGTAGTTTATGAAAAACTAGCGCAGCCGAAGTTTGAACAACAACATCAGCGTCTTCCCCAAAACCGTCATGAAATTCGGGAAGTAATGCAGGATCAACCGCATTACCGTTGGTTCAGTGCGCTAAAGCGGATTAACCAGGAAATATTATGGGAGTCGGTTAACACAAGTGTTAACAGACAACTGCCAGAATTAATTGAGCGTGCCAAAGACAAGAGTGGTCAACTGGGTACTTTAACTCTCGACCCCAATTTTAAAATACCCTCTTATCAAACTGCTGTAGATATTCACTGTATGCCAGGAGGATATCACAGTGAGTTCACCGCTGACGATGTAGCTGCTGGTGCAACATATGACCGCGGGGCTTACGTTTATGGTTTAGGTTGGTTGGGGCCGCTGAACGATGACATGGGACAGTCCATAGTCCAAAACTACCTGCTGCAAGAATTTCCCGACTTTCGACCCCAGAGAATTCTTGACATGGGCTGTTCTATCGGCAATAGCACATTGCCCTACGTAGACGGCTATCCAGATGCGGAAGTTCATGCCATAGATATAGGCCCAGCAATGTTGCGTTACGCTCATGCCAGGGCAGAATCTTTAGGAAAACGCGTACATTTTTCACAGCAAAATGCTGAACACACCAACTTCCCAGATGGATCATTTGACTTGGTGGTTTCACACATTTTGCTGCATGAAATTCCCCCGCCAGTTGTGCGTAAAGTGATGCAAGAGTCTTATCGTCTGCTGGCTCCCGGCGGAATGATGCTTCATGTGGAAGCACCTTTGTATCATCACATGGATACCTATTCACAGTTCATGTATGACTGGGAAACAGCTAACAACAACGAACCTTTTTGGAGCGCTGTACGCGACCTAGATTTAGTTGCTCTAGCCGCTGAGGCTGGTTTTGCAGCAGATAAAGTATTCGAGAAGTTTGTCCCTAACGGCGCATGGAAACCAAAAGTAGCCAATGGCAAATCAGACAGCCGAGGTACTTGGTTTGTATTAGCTGCAACTAAGTAG
- the trpB gene encoding tryptophan synthase subunit beta codes for MTTTPLSATSPSTAQFPDTQGRFGRFGGKYVPETLMPALAELETAYQQYRNDPGFQAELQELLRDYVGRATPLYFAERLTTHYARPDGTGAQIYLKREDLNHTGAHKINNALGQVLLAKRMGKQRIIAETGAGQHGVATATVCARFGLECIIYMGVHDMERQALNVFRMQLMGAEVRPVAAGTGTLKDATSEAIRDWVTNVETTHYILGSVAGPHPYPMMVRDFHAVIGQETRAQALEKWGVLPDILIACVGGGSNAMGLFYEFVNEASIRLIGVEAAGEGVNTQKHAATLTKGQVGVLHGAMSYLLQDEDGQIIEAHSISAGLDYPGVGPEHSYLKDIGRAEYYSVTDAEALAAFQRLSRLEGIIPALETAHAIAYLETLCPQLSGSPRIVINCSGRGDKDVQTVAKFLNPA; via the coding sequence GTGACTACTACTCCACTTTCTGCAACTTCTCCGTCAACTGCCCAATTTCCCGATACACAAGGACGCTTTGGCCGCTTTGGCGGTAAGTATGTTCCGGAAACACTGATGCCTGCTCTTGCTGAACTAGAAACAGCTTATCAGCAATACCGTAATGACCCAGGTTTTCAAGCAGAACTACAGGAGTTGTTGCGGGATTATGTGGGACGCGCTACACCATTATATTTTGCCGAGCGCCTGACCACTCATTATGCCAGACCAGATGGCACAGGGGCGCAAATTTACTTGAAGCGTGAAGACTTAAATCACACTGGCGCTCACAAAATTAATAATGCCCTTGGTCAGGTATTGTTGGCAAAGCGCATGGGCAAGCAGCGAATTATTGCCGAAACGGGTGCTGGACAACATGGAGTTGCTACAGCAACAGTTTGCGCTCGTTTTGGTCTGGAATGCATAATCTATATGGGCGTTCATGATATGGAACGCCAAGCTTTGAATGTGTTCAGAATGCAGTTGATGGGGGCAGAAGTACGTCCGGTAGCTGCGGGGACGGGAACCCTCAAGGATGCAACTTCTGAGGCGATTCGCGATTGGGTGACGAATGTTGAAACTACTCATTACATCCTGGGTTCAGTAGCAGGGCCTCATCCTTACCCGATGATGGTGCGTGATTTCCATGCAGTGATTGGGCAAGAAACTCGCGCTCAAGCCCTTGAAAAGTGGGGTGTGTTGCCCGATATTCTCATAGCTTGTGTGGGCGGTGGTTCCAATGCTATGGGATTGTTCTATGAGTTTGTTAATGAAGCTTCTATCAGGCTAATTGGAGTTGAAGCAGCTGGGGAAGGTGTCAATACCCAAAAACACGCCGCTACCTTGACAAAAGGACAAGTTGGTGTATTGCATGGGGCAATGAGCTATCTATTGCAGGATGAAGATGGACAAATAATTGAGGCACACTCAATTAGTGCAGGGTTAGATTATCCTGGCGTTGGCCCGGAACATAGCTATTTAAAGGATATTGGGCGTGCTGAGTACTACAGTGTAACGGATGCAGAGGCTTTGGCAGCGTTCCAGCGATTGTCTCGCTTAGAAGGTATTATCCCAGCATTGGAAACGGCTCATGCGATCGCTTACCTGGAAACCCTCTGTCCTCAACTTAGCGGCAGTCCTCGGATTGTAATTAATTGCTCAGGACGAGGTGATAAGGATGTACAAACAGTAGCTAAATTTTTAAATCCTGCGTAA
- a CDS encoding CAP domain-containing protein: MIRATIYSIALGTIVLSSGAIAITVPTQTSTLKSSVVSGDNRQIIAQSSINTSTIEESIFREINNHRSSQNLPTLLRNSASDNQARIHSQDIANGKVPFGHTGFQQRVKAIAIPCIAAGENVAYNQGYSDPAKQAIEGWLNSPGHRRNIEGNYNLTGIGVARSADGKIYYTEIFLKI, encoded by the coding sequence ATGATTAGAGCAACAATCTATAGCATCGCTTTAGGGACTATTGTTCTCAGCAGTGGAGCGATCGCTATTACTGTACCAACTCAAACTTCTACGCTGAAGTCTTCAGTGGTATCAGGTGATAATCGTCAAATCATTGCACAATCTAGTATCAATACTAGTACTATAGAAGAATCAATTTTCCGAGAAATTAATAACCACAGAAGTTCTCAGAATCTGCCAACGCTATTACGTAATTCTGCTAGCGATAATCAAGCAAGGATTCACAGCCAGGATATAGCAAACGGTAAAGTCCCATTTGGACATACCGGATTTCAACAGCGAGTTAAAGCGATCGCTATTCCCTGTATAGCCGCTGGCGAAAATGTCGCTTACAACCAAGGATATAGTGACCCTGCAAAACAAGCTATTGAAGGCTGGCTCAACAGTCCAGGTCATCGCCGTAACATTGAAGGAAACTACAATTTAACCGGCATTGGTGTTGCCAGAAGTGCTGATGGCAAAATATACTATACAGAAATTTTCCTTAAGATATAG